Proteins from one Clupea harengus chromosome 17, Ch_v2.0.2, whole genome shotgun sequence genomic window:
- the LOC105889242 gene encoding patched domain-containing protein 3-like, with translation MPSCNTDCIVKPLSKGFHKLGLFVGKHPWVFFVLPLVLSGGLGAGFYFLGEREASDIENQFTPTNGQAKAEREYVKTYFPHSDEFSQLRLYTDGTYASLIVFSYSNNDLLSKELFQKVIDLDHKVRNITTELTGSTYADLCANTNGMCTSNAVLDIVSNAVNQSIDYPFHHSVFLGSTIGGVTLKPNSKAIQSAEAVRLFYFLKDAKTEMDGNENGAWLQAFIKTFSEDIPVDMISVSHFTSISREEEFERNSKTVIPLFSITYALAISISIASCLRLDCVRNKVWVALAGVLSAGLAVLTSFGLLLFCGMPFSMPVASAPFLILGIGVDDMFIMIACWQRTKVHDKMEDRMAETYKEAAVSITITTLTNVLAFYIGLLTPFRSVQSFCTYTGTAILFCYIYNITFFGACLALNGQRERSNKHWLTFRKVESPNEYKKSNACSVGGAYDPQTGAEEEMPINFFFKKYYGPFLTNIWTKVFVVFLYAGYLAGSIYGCFQMEEGIQLKNLAPDDSYIVSYYDNEERYFSYYGPFVMLVIKDENFQYWEKSARENLNMCLKEFESSDFVAKNMTIFWLDSYERYGAFTGLDISDKNVFMRNLSQFLNMSGFYPDVNISSGKILASRLFIPSINITTTTDEKNMLNFFRDTASTCGQNMDLLVYHPAFIYFDQYAVIVSNTIQNIVAATVVMLVISLLLIPHPVCSLWVTFAIASVIVGVAGFMALWDVNLDSISMINLVICIGFSVDFSAHISYAFVSSSEKTPNEKAIDALYNLGYPIIQGAVSTVVGVVVLSAAKSYIFRTFFKIMFLVILFGATHGLVFIPVFLTFFGVCGSSVEEEKPLREHVETPVIQLLETQHNSQGKCQRTP, from the exons ATGCCTTCATGCAACACAGACTGCATCGTGAAGCCTTTATCAAAAGGATTTCATAAACTGGGTCTTTTCGTGGGAAAACATCCATGGGTGTTTTTCGTTTTACCTTTGGTGTTATCCGGAGGTCTCGGAGCGGGTTTTTACTTTCTCGGTGAAAGAGAAGCAAGCGACATCGAAAATCAGTTCACACCAACAAACGGCCAGGctaaggcagagagagaatatgtcaAAACTTATTTCCCTCACAGTGACGAATTCTCTCAGTTGAGGCTGTACACAGACGGAACTTACGCGTCGTTGATCGTTTTTAGTTATTCGAACAATGACCTTCTCTCAAAAGAACTGTTTCAAAAAGTAATCGATTTGGACCACAAAGTACGAAACATAACAACAGAATTAACAGGAAGCACCTATGCAGATCTCTGTGCGAATACAAACGGAATGTGCACTTCAAATGCAGTTTTAGACATTGTATCCAACGCTGTCAACCAATCTATTGATTACCCATTTCACCACAGCGTATTTTTAGGATCAACAATTGGCGGCGTGACCCTGAAACCGAACAGCAAAGCAATACAAAGTGCAGAGGCAGTTCGGCTTTTCTATTTTTTAAAAGATGCCAAAACTGAGATGGACGGAAACGAGAATGGTGCATGGCTGCAGGCTTTTATAAAGACATTTTCAGAAGATATCCCAGTCGACATG ATATCTGTATCTCATTTCACTTCGATTTCAAGGGAAGAAGAATTTGAGAGGAATTCAAAGACAGTGATTCCATTATTCTCCATTACTTACGCTCTGGCCATTAGCATTTCAATTGCTTCATGTCTCAG GTTGGACTGTGTGAGAAACAAAGTGTGGGTGGCCTTGGCAGGTGTTCTCTCTGCAGGCCTTGCTGTGCTTACCAGTTTTGGATTGCTTCTCTTCTGTGGGATGCCTTTTTCAATGCCTGTAGCCAGTGCCCCTTTTCTCATTCTTG GTATTGGTGTGGATGACATGTTCATCATGATCGCATGCTGGCAGAGGACAAAGGTTCATGACAAGATGGAAGATCGCATGGCAGAGACGTACAAGGAGGCAGCTgtctccatcaccatcaccactctGACTAATGTCCTGGCCTTCTACATTGGCCTCTTGACGCCTTTTCGCTCTGTACAGTCCTTCTGCACGTACACCGGAACAGCCATCCTCTTCTGCTACATCTACAACATCACGTTCTTCGGTGCCTGTCTGGCACTGAATGGAcaacgagagagaagcaacaaACACTGGCTGACATTCAGGAAGGTTGAATCTCCAAATGAATACAAGAAGAGCAATGCCTGCTCAGTCGGTGGTGCTTATGATCCTCAGACAGGTGCGGAGGAGGAAATGCCCATCAATTTCTTCTTTAAAAAGTATTATGGACCATTCTTGACTAATATATGGACCAAGGTGTTTGTGGTTTTTCTCTATGCAGGGTATCTGGCTGGTAGTATTTATGGCTGTTTTCAAATGGAAGAGGGCATACAGTTGAAAAATCTTGCACCTGATGATTCGTATATCGTTAGCTATTATGACAATGAAGAAAGATATTTCTCATATTACGGCCCCTTTGTCATGTTAGTCATTAAAGATGAAAACTTCCAGTATTGGGAGAAAAGTGCTCGTGAAAACCTCAACATGTGCCTGAAAGAATTTGAATCCTCTGACTTTGTTGCCAAAAACATGACTATATTTTGGCTTGATTCTTATGAGCGATATGGAGCTTTTACTGGTTTAGATATTTCAGATAAAAATGTATTCATGAGAAACTTGTCCCAATTTCTTAATATGTCAGGTTTCTATCCGGATGTTAATATTTCTAGTGGCAAAATACTGGCCTCTCGATTGTTCATCCCCAGTATTAACATCACCACTACAACTGATGAAAAGAACATGTTGAATTTTTTCAGAGACACAGCTTCCACTTGTGGGCAAAACATGGATCTGTTAGTCTACCACCCTGCCTTCATTTACTTTGATCAGTATGCGGTCATTGTTAGCAATACTATCCAAAATATTGTAGCAGCTACTGTGGTGATGCTTGTAATTTCTCTTCTGTTGATTCCACATCCTGTCTGTTCTCTGTGGGTGACCTTTGCCATTGCCTCAGTTATAGTGGGTGTAGCTGGTTTCATGGCTTTGTGGGATGTTAATCTAGACTCCATCTCTATGATCAACCTGGTTATCTGCATTGGCTTTTCTGTGGATTTCTCTGCACATATTTCCTATGCTTTTGTGTCGAGCAGCGAAAAAACACCCAATGAAAAAGCCATAGACGCTCTCTACAACCTTGGGTATCCAATTATACAAGGAGCTGTCTCtactgttgttggtgttgttgtccTCTCAGCAGCAAAGAGCTACATCTTCAGAACATTCTTTAAGATCATGTTTCTAGTCATCTTGTTTGGGGCCACCCACGGTCTTGTGTTTATCCCAGTGTTTCTTACATTCTTTGGAGTTTGTGGCAGTAGTGTTGAAGAGGAAAAGCCACTCAGGGAACATGTTGAAACCCCTGTGATTCAGCTACTAGAAACACAACATAACAGCCAGGGAAAATGCCAGAGAACTCCGTAA
- the LOC116224474 gene encoding uncharacterized protein LOC116224474, with protein sequence MLSTETCDLKYLGRAVTTDKFRMLLRVQFGGEQKYIKLSELTFDTFLKEVCLKFNIPEGRQLDMKVYDQSDTEVDSEVFEEIVKESPGAFRIMLGSEGLGASQSSPCSVTSEDTVILNFSMCDDEEASPVGASQPKKPCRMNYEAKALIGKILTSRPGGEHIMQEYGKTKSLTDATRRQMINILAAEMTETHGTSPPKNVRVMYAQGIVALFPYLEDPFSQHGYEHYYDPESGSGYLAWRLKTIQRKSSEERGGSLVGQAMVDNPS encoded by the exons ATGCtgtccacagaaacctgtgactTGAAGTATCTGGGAAGAGCCGTTACCACGG ataAATTCAGAATGCTGCTACGAGTTCAGTTTGGGGGAGAGCAAAAATACATTAAGCTGTCTGAGCTGACATTTGATACTTTTTTGAAAGAAG TGTGCCTGAAATTCAACATACCAGAAGGCAGGCAGCTAGATATGAAGGTTTATGACCAGTCTGATACAGAGGTTGACTCTGAGGTTTTTGAAGAGATAGTGAAGGAATCACCTGGAGCCTTTCGAATCATGTTGGGCAGTGAAGGACTTG GTGCCTCGCAATCATCACCATGCTCCGTAACATCTGAGGACACTGTCATTCTAAACTTCTCGATGTGTGACGATGAAGAAGCATCTCCTGTTGGAGCAAGTCAACCCAAAAAGCCATGTCGTATGAACTATGAAGCAAAAGCG TTGATTGGAAAAATCCTAACATCAAGGCCTGGTGGTGAACACATCATGCAAGAGTATGGAAAAACCAAATCTTTGACAGATGCCACTAGAAGACAGATGATTAACATACTTGCTGCTGAGATGACAGAAACACATGG GACATCGCCCCCCAAAAATGTCAGAGTGATGTATGCACAGGGGATAGTTGCTTTGTTTCCCTATCTGGAAGACCCATTTTCACAACATGGATAT GAACATTACTACGATCCAGAGAGTGGATCTGGATACCTTGCATGGCGATTGAAGACCATTCAAAGAAAAAGCTCAGAGGAAAGAGGTGGCTCA TTGGTGGGCCAAGCCATGGTCGACAACCCTTCATAA
- the LOC105894499 gene encoding uncharacterized protein LOC105894499: MKTTFIYRQAMVNDESKAADVFLVFPRFLDTPGLIEQDFRLLFGEATANTFLERWPTTFRARVIKESHGLVPTTELLDLMRNAESTAEVENGWDSDMSAILLLLHLLPPSAQGRKRPGKISASQAVDHLIRFQKAGTSVQQHLDNITQSSQPYLLAQGSTRSSIHSYFIVIDKHALPCKATGSVGAFDELIKAHYVFGTSYSSSLSSFFTFVQTTIYNIDIGETKETPRIAELRARMLH, encoded by the exons ATGAAAACGACCTTCATTTATCGCCAAGCAATGGTCAATGATGAAAGCAAAGCAGCAGATGTCTTCTTGGTCTTTCCACGGTTTCTGGACACACCAGGACTG ATAGAACAAGATTTCAGACTCCTGTTTGGTGAGGCCACAGCCAACACATTTTTGGAGAGGTGGCCAACCACTTTCAGAGCAAGAGTCATAAAAGAAAGCCATGGACTGGTGCCTACCACAGAGCTCTTGGATTTAAtgcgcaatgctgagtcaaccgcTGAAGTTGAGAATG GGTGGGATAGTGACATGTCTGCGATTTTGCTGCTGCTACATCTGCTACCACCATCTGCGCAAGGTCGAAAAAGGCCAGGAAAGATATCTGCATCTCAAGCTGTAGATCACCTCATCAGATTTCAAAAG GCTGGAACCAGCGTGCAACAACATCTGGACAACATCACCCAAAGCAGTCAGCCCTATCTTCTTGCGCAGGGATCCACCAGAAGCAGCATTCACTCATACTTCATTGTGATCGACAAGCACGCACTTCCATGCAAGGCAACGGGGTCAGTGGGAGCCTTTGATGAACTCATTAAAGCCCATTACGTCTTTGGTACGTCATACAGTTCTTCCCTGAGCAGCTTTTTCACTTTTGTGCAAACGACCATCTACAATATTGACATTGGCGAAACAAAGGAAACTCCCAGGATTGCAGAGTTGCGAGCAAGAATGTTGCATTGA
- the LOC116224475 gene encoding uncharacterized protein K02A2.6-like: MALLIGTIGEFVPKMESWSAYVERLEQFFEASDIGAEKHVPTLISCMGPTTYGLLRNLVQPDVPKGKTYKDIVDVLRKHLEPKPLIIAERFRFNRCSQKADETVTSYAAELKQCAVHCEFGASLDEALRDRLVSGIRNEACQRRLLSEANLTFARAFELALNMETAEKDAHQLRKQDSHGEPVHKVEARSFNSTERKCYRCNGKNHSSETCHFKDSACHACGKTGHIQRACKGGVNKRRQESYGKNTRYVEAEETEFPMWTLKSDKGCKQAFRTSFTVDGKEIDMDIDTGAAQTEQLPVIVAKGSRPALCGRNWLKKITLDWKEIKHISEMHQPKSIEEVLELHSEVFKDELGTLRGITAKILVNPDISPKFCKSRPLPFAMKARVDAELDRLEKAGIISPVKHSEWAAPVVPVVKKDNSIRLCGDYKITVNQATTTETYPLPRIEELMSTLSGGKLFSKLDLASAYQQVLLEEDSKKLLTVNTHRGLFVYNRLAFGVSSAPAIFQRIMENLMKDLDVVVYLDDLLITGKTEQDHLQKLQAVLQRLQESGLRVKKAKCEFGKKQIEYLGHVLNSQGIHPSPGKVKAIKEAPAPSCVKELRAFLGLVNYYGRFVPNQSTVLAPLYRLLKDQVEWEWKRPEQGAFDKCKELLISDKVLVHYDPDLPLTLACDSSAYGIGAVIQHEMPSGKKRPIAYASRTLAPAEKKYSQIEKEGLSLIFGVKKFHQYLWGRKFKLVTDHKPLLTLFGEHKSLPTMAAARIQRWAIILSAYDYSIEYCASEKHSNADGLSRVPLPDTGEARTSRTDNVLSKVLRYVMTGWPNDVDQSLKAFHTRKCELSVERGCVLWGTRVVLPEKLRKTVLKQLHSGHQGVFKMKALARKYVWWPKIDSDVEQICKVCESFQMEQRMPRQVPLHPWEFPGQSWRRLHIDFAGPFLGHTFMIVVDAYSKWLEVFRMPSLTSQATITRLRRLFAAYGLPEHVVTDNGTQFTSEEFKNFMRQNGILHSTSAPGHPASNGLAERYVQTFKSGMKKLGQTTMDIEDKISVFLMQNRCTPNCTTGQSPADLFLNRHMRTRLDLIVPDSAVTVRKKQYMQKFYHDQRAVNRSFTLDDPVYLQNTAGGREKWIPGVIAEQTGPVSYKVQGTDSDGTYRRQGDQLRARVPTDDLDLNTDCTTTGPDVIQDDNPAQNAKPVQMDNAEMQAVPQTLRRSARERKPPERYEP; this comes from the exons TGACTAGCTATGCAGCCGAGCTAAAGCAGTGTGCTGTGCATTGTGAGTTCGGGGCATCGTTGGATGAGGCGCTGCGGGATCGCTTAGTCAGTGGAATTCGCAATGAAGCTTGCCAGCGACGGTTGCTGTCGGAAGCGAACCTGACTTTTGCACGAGCTTTTGAACTTGCTTTGAACATGGAGACTGCTGAGAAGGACGCACACCAGCTCCGGAAGCAAGATTCACACGGGGAGCCTGTGCACAAAGTGGAAGCGCGGTCATTCAACTCAACGGAGAGGAAGTGTTACCGTTGCAATGGTAAAAATCACAGTTCAGAAACATGCCACTTCAAAGATTCAGCTTGTCACGCCTGCGGTAAAACAGGGCACATTCAAAGGGCTTGTAAAGGAGGAGTGAACAAAAGACGTCAGGAAAGTTATGGAAAGAACACGAGATATGTGGAGGCAGAAGAGACTGAATTTCCAATGTGGACATTAAAGAGCGACAAGGGCTGCAAACAAGCATTCAGAACAAGCTTTACAGTGGATGGTAAAGAAATTGACATGGATATCGATACTGGGGCTGCC CAAACAGAACAGCTACCTGTGATTGTAGCTAAAGGTAGTCGTCCAGCATTATGTGGCAGGAACTGGTTAAAGAAGATAACCTTGGATTGGAAAGAAATAAAGCATATAAGTGAGATGCACCAACCAAAATCAATTGAAGAAGTGTTGGAATTACACTCCGAAGTGTTTAAGGATGAATTGGGCACTCTGCGTGGCATTACAGCCAAAATTCTTGTAAATCCGGATATCAGCCCGAAGTTTTGCAAGAGCCGTCCACTACCGTTTGCCATGAAGGCAAGAGTGGATGCTGAGCTAGACCGACTGGAGAAGGCCGGCATAATCTCACCCGTTAAACACAGTGAATGGGCGGCGCCGGTGGTGCCTGTGGTAAAAAAGGACAATTCAATTCGGTTGTGTGGCGATTATAAAATAACTGTAAATCAAGCCACCACCACAGAGACCTACCCACTACCTCGAATTGAGGAGCTAATGTCCACACTGAGCGGTGGGAAATTGTTCTCAAAGCTTGACCTCGCCTCAGCGTACCAGCAGGTCCTTCTAGAGGAGGATTCGAAGAAACTACTGACCGTCAACACACACCGGGGTCTATTTGTGTATAATAGACTCGCTTTTGGAGTTAGCTCAGCTCCCGCCATTTTTCAGCGAATTATGGAGAACCTCATGAAAGACCTGGATGTAGTCGTCTATTTAGATGATTTGTTAATTACAGGAAAAACTGAACAAGATCACTTGCAGAAGCTACAAGCAGTGTTGCAGAGACTTCAGGAGAGTGGCTTGAGAGTTAAGAAAGCCAAATGTGAGTTTGGGAAAAAGCAGATTGAATACCTGGGGCATGTGTTGAACAGCCAAGGCATCCACCCCTCTCCAGGCAAGGTAAAAGCAATCAAGGAGGCACCAGCCCCATCTTGTGTTAAAGAACTGAGAGCTTTTTTGGGGCTAGTTAATTACTACGGGCGATTCGTGCCTAACCAAAGCACAGTGCTAGCTCCTCTCTATAGGCTGTTAAAAGACCAGGTGGAATGGGAGTGGAAGAGGCCTGAGCAAGGAGCCTTTGACAAGTGCAAGGAGTTGCTAATCAGTGACAAGGTACTTGTGCACTATGACCCTGATCTACCACTCACCCTAGCTTGCGATTCTTCAGCCTATGGAATAGGTGCTGTCATTCAACATGAGATGCCATCGGGAAAGAAACGTCCAATTGCTTACGCATCAAGGACGCTCGCCCCTGCTGAGAAAAAATACTCTCAGATTGAGAAAGAAGGACTGTCATTGATATTCGGAGTAAAAAAGTTCCATCAATACTTATGGGGAAGGAAATTCAAACTCGTGacagatcataaacccttgctGACTCTGTTTGGAGAACACAAGAGTCTACCCACTATGGCAGCAGCTCGAATTCAAAGATGGGCGATCATTCTCTCAGCATATGACTACAGCATTGAGTACTGTGCGTCAGAGAAACACAGCAATGCAGATGGACTTTCAAGAGTACCTTTGCCTGACACGGGCGAG GCGCGCACATCCCGTACGGACAATGTGCTGTCCAAGGTTCTCAGATATGTTATGACTGGATGGCCTAATGATGTGGACCAAAGTCTGAAAGCCTTCCACACACGCAAATGTGAACTGTCAGTTGAGCGTGGATGTGTGCTTTGGGGCACTAGAGTAGTGTTACCTGAAAAACTGAGAAAGACTGTGTTGAAACAATTGCATTCTGGTCATCAGGGTGTTTTTAAGATGAAAGCCCTGGCACGCAAATACGTTTGGTGGCCTAAGATTGATTCCGATGTGGAGCAGATATGCAAAGTCTGTGAGAGTTTCCAGATGGAGCAACGGATGCCTCGACAGGTACCATTGCATCCATGGGAGTTTCCAGGTCAGAGCTGGAGAAGACTGCATATAGACTTTGCCGGCCCTTTCTTAGGGCACACCTTCATGATAGTGGTGGATGCGTATTCTAAGTGGCTGGAGGTGTTCAGAATGCCAAGCCTCACCTCACAAGCCACCATCACTAGACTAAGGAGACTGTTTGCAGCATACGGTCTTCCTGAGCACGTTGTCACTGACAACGGGACACAATTCACATCAGAGGAATTCAAGAACTTCATGCGTCAGAATGGAATTCTGCACTCAACGAGCGCCCCTGGCCACCCTGCCAGCAATGGCCTCGCCGAAAGGTATGTACAGACATTTAAGAGTGGTATGAAAAAGCTTGGACAGACCACTATGGACATAGAGGACAAGATCTCTGTGTTCCTGATGCAGAACCGCTGTACTCCAAATTGTACCACAGGTCAGTCGCCTGCGGACTTATTCTTGAACAGACATATGCGTACTCGCTTGGACCTGATTGTTCCTGACTCCGCGGTTACTGTGCGCAAGAAGCAATATATGCAAAAGTTCTATCACGATCAACGTGCAGTAAACAGGTCTTTTACTCTGGATGACCCTGTATATCTACAGAATACAGCGGGGGGAAGAGAAAAGTGGATTCCGGGTGTCATAGCCGAGCAAACTGGACCAGTGTCCTACAAAGTGCAAGGGACAGACAGTGACGGCACCTACAGGAGGCAAGGTGATCAATTGAGAGCCCGTGTCCCAACCGATGACCTAGATTTGAATACGGACTGTACCACCACTGGCCCCGATGTGATCCAGGATGACAATCCAGCACAGAATGCCAAGCCCGTGCAAATGGACAATGCAGAGATGCAAGCGGTACCTCAAACTCTTCGCCGCTCAGCCAGAGAAAGGAAGCCACCTGAGCGCTATGAACCTTAA